In the Flagellimonas sp. MMG031 genome, one interval contains:
- a CDS encoding glycosyltransferase, whose product MESSKRILVAPLNWGLGHATRCIPIIHELLAHGHQPFIASDGVALSLLKKEFPELPAFELPSYKISYAEKAKNFKIKMIWDSPKVLKAMAKEKKEVKRLVKEHGLDGIISDNRLGAYYKKVPCVFITHQLNVLSGNTTWMSSKAHQKIIKKFDACWVPDVQDKPNLTGKLGHLKKSKLNIAYLGPLSRFEKKEIPPMYDLMVLLSGPEPQRTFLEEKLLNELRGFEGNILFVKGRIEDEQVREEIKTPNGNIIHYNFMKSAKLEEALNQSKQVLCRSGYTTVMDLAKLEKKAFFIPTPGQYEQEYLAKRMQKQGLVPFSSQEDFSLNDLSRIADFKGLTQFESQTDYSDLFSVFSTTGVFDAFSSVNENSEPTSTSLST is encoded by the coding sequence ATGGAAAGTTCCAAACGTATTCTGGTCGCTCCATTAAATTGGGGACTGGGACATGCCACTAGGTGCATCCCCATTATCCACGAATTACTGGCCCATGGCCATCAACCCTTTATTGCATCGGATGGGGTGGCCTTATCCTTATTAAAAAAAGAATTTCCCGAATTGCCCGCTTTTGAATTGCCTTCCTATAAAATCTCCTATGCGGAGAAGGCGAAAAACTTCAAAATCAAGATGATTTGGGATTCCCCCAAGGTCCTCAAGGCCATGGCCAAGGAAAAGAAGGAAGTAAAACGTTTGGTAAAGGAGCACGGTTTGGATGGCATCATTTCCGATAACCGATTGGGAGCCTATTATAAAAAAGTACCCTGTGTGTTCATTACGCATCAACTTAACGTACTTTCGGGCAATACTACGTGGATGAGTTCCAAGGCCCATCAAAAAATCATCAAAAAATTTGATGCCTGTTGGGTTCCCGATGTACAGGACAAACCCAATTTGACCGGGAAGTTGGGCCATTTGAAAAAATCCAAGTTGAACATTGCCTATTTGGGGCCCTTGAGCCGTTTTGAAAAAAAAGAAATCCCCCCGATGTATGATTTGATGGTTTTGCTATCGGGCCCAGAGCCCCAGCGCACTTTTCTGGAAGAAAAACTGTTGAACGAACTACGGGGTTTTGAAGGCAACATTCTTTTTGTAAAGGGAAGAATTGAAGATGAACAGGTGAGGGAGGAGATAAAGACACCCAACGGAAACATCATCCATTATAATTTTATGAAGTCGGCCAAACTCGAAGAAGCCCTGAACCAAAGCAAACAGGTGCTGTGCCGATCGGGCTACACTACGGTAATGGATCTGGCCAAATTGGAAAAGAAGGCGTTTTTCATCCCGACCCCCGGGCAATACGAACAGGAATATTTGGCCAAACGGATGCAGAAGCAGGGACTGGTCCCGTTCAGCAGTCAAGAGGACTTCTCTTTAAATGATTTATCCAGAATTGCCGACTTTAAGGGATTGACGCAATTTGAATCCCAAACGGACTATTCGGACTTGTTTTCGGTCTTTTCTACCACAGGGGTTTTTGATGCTTTCTCCAGTGTAAATGAAAACTCAGAACCCACGTCCACTTCGCTTTCCACATAG
- a CDS encoding ATP-binding protein has protein sequence MAIKLKKSYKFALRSSLAITLLITAVFVGFQWDAGSVDWIHILLFVVLCFGICFGIIQIRVERFIYRRIKKIYDDVSLLESSSFSSKPVTTDMRTLVQEIEKFAEGKKIEIDTLKIREEYRKDFLGNVSHELKTPLFTVQGYILTLLDGAMKDKKLRKKYLQRASKGVERLIYIVKDLDLITKLEAGELKLEQEDFDIIELIQNTFDLLEMKAARKEISLTFDMEYPNPIYVNGDRDKIQQVISNLLVNSIKYGLPKGTTEVSVENLIKNKVIVRVTDNGGGIPKQHIPRLFERFYRVDQSGSRAEGGSGLGLSIVKHIVEAHGEKIYVESEVDVGSEFSFTLEKASKTPVVEKTENKSE, from the coding sequence ATGGCCATAAAACTAAAGAAATCATACAAGTTTGCCTTAAGGTCTTCACTGGCCATCACCCTTTTAATTACTGCTGTTTTCGTTGGCTTCCAATGGGACGCCGGAAGTGTTGACTGGATTCATATCCTCCTTTTTGTTGTATTGTGTTTTGGCATCTGTTTTGGCATCATTCAAATACGGGTGGAGCGATTTATTTATCGACGTATCAAAAAGATTTACGACGATGTTTCCCTTTTGGAATCCTCCTCCTTTTCCTCCAAACCGGTTACCACCGATATGCGAACCTTGGTCCAGGAGATCGAAAAGTTCGCCGAAGGCAAGAAAATTGAAATCGATACCTTAAAAATCCGCGAAGAATACCGAAAGGACTTTTTGGGGAACGTTTCCCATGAGCTCAAAACACCCTTGTTTACGGTTCAAGGCTATATCCTTACCCTATTGGATGGGGCAATGAAGGACAAGAAGCTTCGTAAAAAGTATTTGCAACGCGCCAGTAAAGGCGTCGAACGTTTGATTTATATTGTAAAAGACCTCGATTTGATCACCAAGTTGGAAGCTGGGGAATTAAAATTGGAACAGGAGGATTTCGACATCATAGAGCTCATTCAAAATACCTTTGACCTATTGGAGATGAAAGCCGCCCGAAAGGAAATTTCCCTAACCTTTGATATGGAGTACCCCAATCCCATTTACGTTAACGGTGATCGTGATAAAATACAGCAGGTGATCAGCAACTTGCTGGTTAACTCCATTAAATACGGACTGCCTAAGGGAACTACGGAAGTAAGCGTGGAAAACCTCATTAAGAACAAGGTGATAGTTCGGGTTACGGATAATGGTGGTGGAATTCCCAAACAGCACATACCGCGCCTGTTTGAACGCTTTTATCGCGTAGATCAAAGCGGTAGCCGCGCCGAAGGGGGCTCGGGACTTGGACTCTCCATTGTAAAGCACATTGTGGAGGCCCATGGTGAAAAAATCTATGTGGAAAGCGAAGTGGACGTGGGTTCTGAGTTTTCATTTACACTGGAGAAAGCATCAAAAACCCCTGTGGTAGAAAAGACCGAAAACAAGTCCGAATAG
- a CDS encoding response regulator transcription factor: protein MKNKDIKILLVDDEPDILEIISYNLAEEGYEVFTAKNGADGVAKAKKKNPHLIIMDVMMPEMDGIEACEQIRNTPGLEDTIIAFLTARGEDYSQVAGFDAGADDYITKPIKPKVLVSKVKALLRRLKDDKKEVEDIVKVGEIVINREEYKIVNNGEEMVLPRKEFELLSLLTSKPNKVFKREVILDKVWGNEVVVGGRTIDVHIRKLREKIGDDHFKTVKGVGYKFVL, encoded by the coding sequence ATGAAAAACAAGGACATAAAGATTCTGCTAGTAGACGATGAACCTGATATTCTGGAAATTATAAGCTACAACCTCGCAGAGGAAGGTTACGAAGTATTTACTGCCAAGAATGGCGCCGATGGCGTGGCCAAGGCCAAGAAGAAGAATCCGCACCTGATTATTATGGATGTGATGATGCCCGAAATGGATGGAATCGAAGCCTGTGAACAAATTCGTAACACGCCTGGGCTGGAGGATACCATCATTGCCTTTTTGACCGCCCGTGGCGAAGATTACTCCCAAGTGGCGGGGTTTGATGCAGGAGCCGATGACTATATCACCAAGCCCATTAAGCCCAAAGTGCTGGTGAGCAAGGTAAAGGCCTTGTTGCGCAGGTTGAAGGACGATAAAAAAGAAGTAGAGGATATTGTAAAGGTGGGAGAAATCGTCATCAACCGGGAAGAATACAAGATTGTGAACAATGGAGAGGAAATGGTGCTGCCCCGCAAGGAATTTGAGTTGTTGTCGCTATTGACCTCCAAACCCAACAAGGTTTTTAAGCGCGAGGTGATTCTGGATAAAGTTTGGGGCAACGAGGTGGTCGTTGGTGGCCGTACCATCGATGTCCATATCCGAAAATTACGCGAAAAAATTGGAGATGACCATTTTAAAACCGTAAAGGGCGTTGGGTATAAGTTTGTGCTCTAA
- a CDS encoding TonB-dependent receptor: MKTYLLFAFSLFTLVLSAQQNGSVVGKLTDKELNNEPLPFANVLIKGTTKGTTSDFDGLFQIEDVEPGTYTLVFSFLGYETLEVPNVVVEAGKVTEINAGLGASSVGLDEVVVTTTARKDSEIALLLQQKNALVMQEAISAEALTLKGIDDAAAAVAQISGISKQQGSSNVYVRGLGDRYQNTTMNGLSLPSNDVEKKNINLDLFGSSIIENVAVSKAYSPTFYGDFAAGNVNVDSKEYTGDGYLEVSMGSGINTNAAGEDFVKSEGTSDFGFYNRYDNNPFAVVLSHGVDPEAAWDPININGAIEGGYSFDFNDDKSRLSFFGAASFANGYEIWEGPARDFTNVLKVDFPDVREFAYKSTTTALANVTYRINTENKVKFSSLFVNSAADRVGYYGVNGQGRNRDAILDTDQGFYVMNVQFNQDMIFVNQLTGQHLFDDKLSLDWGVGFNKVFSDEPDRKRITLENYQLALDNDDTTNPVFYTNIPFDNQRFFQSIDENELNSFMNLGYKVSEKVKFNFGYNGRRKERRFSSIRYGYDIVNRDNTPVTDVNNLNSIFNVENINIPSGAGLWNTIVLNPITNEIGNTNRPGLPENTYKGNLGIHAFYTTAELGLTDKLSLVPGIRIESFSQKVEYDVINISPVDPGFREVYENIFLPSLNVKYALNENSNLRAGFSKTASFPEFKEVAPFVYESVTQRVGGNPDLLGGLNGDGATYFRYL, translated from the coding sequence ATGAAAACATATCTATTATTTGCCTTTTCTTTATTCACCCTGGTGCTATCCGCCCAACAGAACGGAAGCGTTGTAGGGAAACTTACGGACAAGGAGCTTAACAATGAACCTCTACCCTTTGCCAACGTGCTGATTAAAGGGACTACAAAGGGGACAACTTCCGACTTTGATGGTCTTTTCCAGATTGAAGATGTAGAACCGGGAACCTATACCTTAGTCTTTAGTTTCTTGGGCTATGAAACCTTGGAAGTGCCTAATGTTGTTGTTGAGGCGGGCAAGGTAACCGAAATCAATGCCGGTCTTGGTGCCAGTAGCGTAGGTCTTGATGAAGTGGTAGTGACCACAACGGCAAGAAAAGATTCAGAAATAGCCCTTTTGCTCCAACAAAAGAACGCTTTGGTGATGCAAGAGGCCATAAGTGCAGAAGCATTGACCTTAAAAGGTATTGATGATGCAGCAGCTGCCGTGGCCCAGATTTCAGGTATTTCAAAACAACAGGGGTCCAGTAACGTATATGTGAGAGGTCTTGGTGATCGTTACCAGAACACCACCATGAACGGTCTTTCACTCCCATCCAATGATGTGGAAAAAAAGAACATCAACTTAGATCTTTTCGGTTCCAGTATCATTGAAAATGTGGCCGTTAGCAAAGCATACAGCCCTACATTTTACGGCGATTTCGCCGCAGGAAATGTTAATGTAGATTCAAAAGAGTACACTGGAGATGGTTACTTGGAAGTTTCTATGGGCAGTGGAATCAACACCAATGCCGCTGGCGAAGATTTTGTAAAGAGTGAAGGTACCAGCGATTTTGGTTTCTACAATAGATATGACAACAATCCATTTGCAGTAGTTCTCTCCCATGGCGTAGACCCAGAAGCTGCCTGGGACCCCATTAACATTAACGGGGCAATTGAGGGTGGTTATTCCTTCGACTTCAATGATGACAAGTCCAGATTGAGCTTTTTTGGCGCGGCAAGTTTTGCCAATGGTTATGAGATTTGGGAAGGACCTGCTAGGGACTTTACCAATGTGCTTAAGGTAGACTTTCCAGATGTTCGAGAGTTTGCATACAAATCGACCACAACAGCTTTAGCAAATGTTACATATCGCATCAACACCGAAAACAAGGTGAAGTTCAGTTCATTATTTGTGAATAGCGCCGCCGACAGGGTTGGCTATTATGGCGTGAACGGTCAGGGAAGAAACCGTGATGCCATATTGGACACGGACCAAGGCTTTTATGTAATGAACGTTCAGTTTAACCAAGATATGATTTTTGTAAATCAATTGACCGGTCAACATTTGTTCGATGATAAACTTTCATTGGATTGGGGCGTTGGTTTCAACAAAGTGTTTTCAGATGAGCCGGACAGAAAACGTATCACCTTAGAAAACTATCAATTGGCATTGGACAACGACGATACCACCAATCCGGTATTCTACACCAACATTCCTTTTGATAACCAACGTTTTTTCCAAAGTATAGATGAAAACGAGCTAAACAGCTTTATGAACTTGGGCTATAAGGTTTCTGAAAAGGTTAAGTTCAATTTTGGCTACAATGGAAGGAGGAAAGAACGTAGGTTCAGCAGCATCCGTTATGGCTATGATATTGTAAATAGGGACAATACGCCTGTAACCGATGTAAACAACCTCAACTCCATTTTTAATGTAGAAAACATTAATATTCCCTCAGGTGCAGGACTTTGGAATACCATTGTTCTTAATCCTATCACCAATGAAATTGGCAATACCAACCGACCTGGTTTACCAGAGAACACTTATAAAGGTAATTTGGGAATCCATGCTTTCTATACCACGGCAGAGCTAGGCCTAACAGATAAACTAAGCCTTGTTCCCGGTATTCGTATCGAATCTTTCAGCCAAAAAGTGGAGTACGATGTAATCAATATCAGTCCCGTAGACCCAGGTTTTAGGGAAGTTTACGAAAACATCTTTTTACCTAGCTTGAACGTAAAATATGCCCTGAATGAAAATTCGAACCTAAGGGCTGGATTCAGCAAAACCGCTTCTTTTCCAGAATTTAAGGAGGTTGCCCCTTTTGTTTACGAATCGGTAACCCAAAGGGTGGGTGGTAACCCTGATCTTTTGGGCGGTTTGAACGGTGATGGCGCCACTTATTTCAGATATCTATAA
- a CDS encoding TonB-dependent receptor, translated as MAPLISDIYNYDLKYEWFLERGEIISLAAFAKTIKNPVNRVVAADATGTQRYFRTGDQADIYGVELEARKNLVMDSDENAIVSMGLNAAYTHTEQDLKDIPAGTENTFGTSFDRSSDQLEGASPFIINADLNYSPTFGTYKPKATVAFSYFSDRIFSLGAGSLGNIVEKAVPTLNFVWQNSFGEHFEANLSAKNILDPDISFVREGTDLGDIVIREYNLGVNIGLTLKYKF; from the coding sequence ATGGCGCCACTTATTTCAGATATCTATAACTACGACCTTAAATATGAATGGTTCTTGGAAAGAGGGGAAATCATCTCCTTGGCGGCTTTCGCAAAAACAATCAAGAACCCTGTGAACCGAGTCGTTGCAGCCGATGCAACAGGTACACAACGCTATTTTAGGACAGGTGACCAAGCGGATATTTACGGGGTTGAATTGGAGGCCAGAAAAAATCTTGTGATGGACAGCGACGAAAACGCCATTGTTTCCATGGGATTGAATGCGGCCTACACCCACACCGAACAGGACTTAAAAGATATCCCTGCCGGTACTGAAAACACCTTTGGAACCTCATTCGACCGATCCTCAGATCAATTGGAAGGAGCGTCTCCATTCATTATTAATGCGGATTTGAACTACAGTCCCACATTTGGAACCTATAAACCGAAAGCCACAGTGGCCTTCTCCTATTTTTCCGACCGCATTTTCTCATTAGGAGCCGGTAGCTTGGGCAACATAGTTGAAAAGGCAGTTCCCACACTGAACTTTGTATGGCAAAATTCCTTTGGAGAGCACTTTGAAGCAAATCTTTCCGCTAAAAACATTTTAGACCCGGACATATCCTTCGTAAGAGAAGGTACCGATTTGGGCGACATTGTAATAAGAGAGTATAACCTTGGGGTTAACATTGGGCTAACCCTTAAATATAAATTTTAA